From the genome of Prosthecobacter fusiformis:
GCCATATGGGCTGGTGAATTTGGCACCTTCCAGGCATTCCTTGATCGCCGTCTTTTCCGCTGCGGAGCAGAAGTTCAGGCTCATCAGATCCTGCGCTGCCTGCGCCGCGTCATTCTGCGTAAAATGCACCAGATAGACCGGCGTCTTTTTTGCCTCCACCAGCTCCTGCAAGGTGACATCCACGGAGGTCGTCGCATAGCTGAATTCCAGCGGGACCGGCCGGGTCTGAGAGGAGATGATCACACTCTCCGCCTGGGTCAGCTTCGTCAGCTCGCGCTGGAAAAAATCCGTCGCACCCATGGTGGCGGAAATGAGCAGGAAACGCGACTTCCGCATGGTGAGCAGCGGCACCTGCCAGGCCACCCCGCGCTCATGGTCCGAGTAATAGTGAAACTCATCCATGATCACCTCATGGAAGGGCGCTTTTTCGCCATCACGAAGCGCATAGTTGGCCAAAATTTCCGCCGTGCAGCACAGGATGGGCGCATCCCGGTTCACCGTCGCATCACCCGTCGCCATGCCGACATTCTCCGGCCCAAAATCCCGGCACAGCGCCAGGAACTTTTCATTCACTAGCGCCTTGATGGGGCAGGTGTAAACCGACCTTCTCTTCCGTGCCAGCGAGCGGAAATGCAGCGCCGTGGCCACCAGCGATTTGCCTGAACCGGTAGGCGTGTTGAGGATGACGTTTTTATCCTCAAACAGTTCCAGGACGGCCTCCTCCTGCGCCGGATACAGCTCCAGATTTTTCTCCGCTACATAATCCAAAAATCTCCCGAGCAGCTCATCATTCGAGCAGTCGGGAGATTCAGGCAAGCGGCGCAGCAGAGGATGGTCAGACATTCAGCCCCCAGTTTCCCGAGGCACCGTCGTCAGGCAATCGGAGAGTGCTGGTCAGGATCGTTTAAGCGACCACAACCTTGGTATCAGCAATGTCATCATGCAGCGTGTTACGTCCTGCGCGGAAGATGCATAGGGCATCTGCGATCAAAGCCAGATTCACCACGGGAATATTGGAAACCACCCAGACTGGCAAGAGACGGTGTGTAATGATGCGAGTGCGGTCAATCGGGCTGCCGTCTTTTCTGACGATACGAACCTTGAGCAGTTTCTTGCCAATCGTCTGACCTTGAAGAAGGAATGTCCAGTTGATGCCGATCATGATAGCGAGTTGGACTGGTGCCCAAAGAAGCGACTCCACAAACGATTGGCCTACCGATTCTGCAGCACGCGCCCAGTAGCCTGAAAAATACATCAGAGGCAGGAGCACTGCGGCTGAAATCAGGCCATCCACAAGCTGCGCAACCAATCTTATCCAGGGGGAGGCCAAAGGTTGGCCTAGAAGACTGGAAACTTCCGGGGTCAAGTCTGCTTGAGGCGGTGCGTAAGGATTGATTTCGCTCATGAAGATGTGGGTTTGAGGATGCAATGTCCGGGCGTCGAGGCAGATCCATAATCCGAGGGTGCGGATCGAAGCTGCCCTGATTATTATACTCGGTTTTCCACCTCAAGTTGCGTCTGGGCTGCACAAATAATCTGATAAAATCCTGTTATCTTCACTGCATCATATCACGGCTGACTTCCTTCGACTCTTTTTCCAACGTCTCTTCCAGTGCGCTGTAATGGTTGCGGAGCCGTTGGCGGGTCAGCTTGCCAAAGAAACGAACCTTGCGCACCAACTTGTCGATCTCTCCCGAATTGATTGCAGAATCGGTAATCTTCGTTTCAGCATAGGCCAGGGTCGTGGACCATACGAAAAGCTCAGCGCCGATGTCCACCAGACTGCCTAACAAAATTTGACGCCTTTCTAATGCAGGTCCGTTACGGACCATGGCGTGAAATAGAGTCCGGGCCAGTTTGCGGCTCTGTCCGGCGATGAACCTCAGATCCTTCTGGAGGTCAGGGTGTAGAGTGTCATTGGCATGACCCGTTCCCGCTGGCATCCACATGCGCGGATACCAGGTGGCATAGGCTCGTCCTGCGCGCATCGCAGCTTTTGCACGCACCTTCATTGGCAGCGTGGAGTTCACCACATCCGCCGCGATTTTTAAATGAGGATCCAGAATCTCCCGGGCGATGAACAATCGCATAATTTCACTGCTGCCCTCAAAGATGGTATTGATTCGGCAATCACGGAACAGACGTTCCACCGGGTCCGCAGATTCACCACGTGCCCGCAGGGAATCCGCCGTTTCATACCCGCGTCCACCCCGGATCTGCATCGTGTCATCCACGATCTCCCAGGAACGCTCACTGCCCCAAAGTTTGGCGATGGCAGCCTCCAGGCGCACATCTGCATTCTTGTCGCGGTCCACCAAGGCGGAAACGTATCTCACCATCGCTTCCATGGCAAAGCTGTCTGCACCCATCCGCGCCAGCTTGTCTGCCACGGCAGCATGCTTGCCCACAGGCTGTCCCCATTGCACACGCTCAGCCGCCCAACGGCTGGAGATTTCTACGCAGCGCTTGGACAAGCCCGAGCAGGCAGCTGGCAGGGTGATCCGGCCCGTGTTTAATGTGGTCAGGGCCACCTTGAGTCCACGGCCTTCACCGCCCAAAATGTTCTCACGCGGAACCCGCACATTTTCAAAACGGACGACGCCGTTATAAAGAGCCTTCAGACCCATGAAACGGCAGCGATGGATGATCTCTACCCCCGGCCAGGAAGTCTCCACAATGAAGGCCGAAGTCGCGTGCGGTTTTTCCCGTGTCGGAGTACGCGCCATGACCACGATCAGCCCCGCCTTCAGACTGTTGGTACACCACAGCTTTTCCCCATTGATGATGAAATGGTCCTCGCCATCCGGCACGGCCATGGTGGTCATTCGGGCGGGATCGCTGCCCACATCGTTTTCAGTCAGCGCAAAGGCGCTGATTTCTCCTCGGGCACAGCGTGGCAAATACTTGGCTTTCTGCTCGTCTGTACCAAAAAGGATCAACGGCTGAGGTGCCCCGATGGACTGGTGAGCGGAAAGCAGTGCGGCCAAGTTTCCGCATTCACCACCCAGCAGCATGGCTGCACGTGAATAGTTGGTTTGCGAAAGCCCCAGGCCTCCATATTTAGTTGGAATTTTGATCCCGAAGGCCCCCAGCTCAGCCAGCTCTTCCAGCAGACTGTCAGGGATTTCTCCCGTGCGGTCGATCTCATCTGGATCAGCATGATTCAGCACTCCGCGCAGCCGGGCTATAAAAGCATCCCCCTGATCGCTATCCTCGATGGATTGTTTGGGGAAGGGGATAAGCTTGTCAAAATCCGGTGTGCCGAAAAACAGTCCTGCTGCCAGTCCAGTATTGTTCCTTTCATCCCGCGCAGCCTCAGCCATCTCCAACGCCGCCTTTTGGCCGGCGGACATTTTGGACATGTCAATCATGGCTGCGGGTGGTGGGGCGAGGTTGGTTTTCATAAAGGTTGGGGAGTAAAGAGTTATTGTCCTATCATTTGTTAGACGTGGTGCAGACGTGCGGGTTCAAAAGAATGCGGGGAAGGTGTGGAGGCAGCCAGCAGGCGCAGTTCCACACTGGCATTGTCAGTGCCGTATTCATGCAACCAGCTCAGCGGTCCACCGCGTGAAGGCGGGTAGCCGGTGCCAAGGATCATCGCCAGATCAATGTCTGCGGGGGTTCGGGTCAGGCCTTCGTCCGCGCAGCGTGCAGCTTCATTGCTGAGCAGCAGCGCAAGCCTGTGCTGCACATGCTCCACTTGAGCATGGTCCTGTATGACTGGCTTTCTCACAGCGGCTCCTGAGTTGTGCTTATAAAATCCTTCGCCAGATTTTTTGCCCAATTTACCTTCTGAAACGAGTAGGTTCAGCAGGTCCGATGGAGCCATGCGGTCCGGGTAGGCAGCGCAGAGCGTGGTGGCCACGTGCGCGGCTACATCCAGGCCGATTTCATCCAGCAGGCGCAATGGCCCCATGGGCATGCCAAATTCCAACATCGCCTCGTCAATGACTTCGGCAGAAATACCGCTTTCATGCAATCTCACGGCCTCCATCAAATAAGGCATCAGGATGCGGTTCACCACAAACCCAGGGCTGTCTTTGACCACGATGGGCGTTTTACCCAGCTTCTGCACAAAGGTGACTGCCGTGGCAATGACGTCATCCGTCGTATCCTGCGTGACAATGATTTCCGCCAATGGCATGCGGTGCACCGGATTGAAAAAATGCAGACCGATCACACGCTCAGGATGTGGCAGTGTCTGCGCCAGCTCAGTCACCGACAGGGCCGAGGTATTGGTGGCCAGGATCGCATCCGGTCCGGCGCGTTTGGCCAGATCAGCAAAGATCTTTTTCTTCAGAGCCATGTCCTCCGTGGCCGCTTCGATGATGATGGGAAATCGTGTCAAGGGAACGGCTGTATGCTCAGGCGTTAGCCGGTCCATGCTGTCCCGCATTTCCAGCTTGGTCATGGCGTGGCGTTTCACGCCTTCATTCAGCAGGCCATGGATGCGTTTCAAGCCACTTGCCAGAGAGTCTGTGCTCACATCTTGCATGAGCACATGGTGCCCTTTGCTGGCTGCCCAATGGGCGATGCCAGATCCCATGACACCGGCACCGATGACGGCTACGTCATGCACCTGAAGGGCGACCCCGCGCGAATGCGGCTTCTTCGAGGCCTCTTCTTTCCTGAAGAAAAGATCGATCAGATGCTCTGTTTGCGGGGTCAGTGCCAGATCCATAATCGCATGTCGCTCCAGTTCCAGGGCTTTCCCCAGTGGCAATACAGAGGCTTGCGTCGCCACTTCAATGGCCCGCAGAGGAGCTTGATAAATGCCTCGCGTCTTGGCCATCACTTGGCCACGCACATGGTAGGCCAGCCCCTGGCGTATGCCGGGCATCTTCCAAAAAGCGTGGTTCAGCGGGGATACGCGATCAGGCAGACCGTGGGCCAGCATCTTGCGTGCTGCGGCTTCCAGATGCTCTTTGGGCACCACTTCATCCACCAGCCCCAGGCGTCTGGCGGCTCGGGGTTTGAGCTGCTTTCCCGTGACGATGAGATCCAGCGCTGTCGGCAGCCCTAGCAGCCTTGGCAGGCGAGTAGAGCCACCCCAAGCTGGGATGAGGCCGATCTGTGTTTCAGGCAGGCCAAGGCGGGTGATGTTGCTATCACTGGCGATGCGGGCATTGCAGGCCAACGTTACTTCCAGCCCGCCACCCAGGCAGGCTCCATGAATGAGTGCGATCTTTGGAAAAGGCAACGCTGCCAGGCGGTTAAAAACGGACTGGCCACGTTCGATCATGGTTTCCACTTTGCGCACCGGCGCATTGCGTACGGCCTTGAGATCCGCCCCGGCGATAAAGATCTTCTCCTTAGCACTCATCAGGACCAGCCCTTTGATCGTGGTGTCACGGCTGAGCGCTTCCAGACATAGGTCAAATTCACGCAGCGTGTGTTCATTCCAGATGTTGGCCGTGCTGCCAGCCATGTCAAAAGTGATCCAGGCTATGTCCCGCTCATCCGTGGTCAGACGGAAATTTTTGAGGGACTGGACCCGCAGGGCGGGTGTGGGGGGGCGGGGAACGAAAAAATCCTTCTCCGCCACGACATTATCGAGCAGATGTGAGTTCATGAGAGGGTTTGGGTAGGTGGTTGAATAAAAAAGGTTAGACTCTTTCGAGCAGCGCCGCGCCGCCCTGGCCTCCGCCAATGCAGAGGCTGACAAGAGCCCGGCGGCCCTGGGTTTCACGAAGCTGGTCGAGTGCGGTAAGAACAAGCCGGGCACCCGTTGCCCCCACTGGATGGCCCAGCGCGATGGCCCCGCCCCGCGGATTCAGGCGCTCTTCGTCGATTTCGCCCAACGCCGTTTCCAGTCCGGCACGGCGTGCGCAGGCGGTATCTTTGAGGCATTCCAAAACAGTCAGCACCTGGGAGGCAAACGCTTCATTGATCTCGATGGTGTCCATATCACCAATCTTGTGGTTAGACCGGTGCATCAGGGCATCCATGGCGCGCACAGGCCCCAGGCCCATCCGGCGTGGATCACAGCCGGTGTAGGCATAGTCCACCAGTTTCCCCAGCGGCTGCCATCCATGCCGGGCCACAGCCTCTTCACTGGCCACGAGCAATGCCACGGCTCCATCGGTGAGCTGGCTGGAGTTGCCTGCAGTCACGGAGCCATGATGACGCTCAAACATTGGCTTGAGGCGGCTTAATTTTTCCAGCGTGGTATCCACACGCACACCATTATCCGCCAATACCGGTTCGACCGATTTGCCCATGACATACAAGGGGGCCGTCTCACCTTGCAGACGCGCCGCAGCCACGGCTGCACGCTGGTGGCTGCGCAGGGCAAAGGCATCCTGCCTTTCACGTGAAATTTTGAATTCACGCGCAAGAAGTTCTGCCGTTTCGCCCATGTTCATATCCACCACCGGATCGGTTAGGCCGAGCTTCAGTCCGATGACCGGGGCGAAGTCCATGGGCCGAAAGGCGCTCATGGCACCCATCTTTTGGCCAAAGCTGCGCGCCTTCATCACGCTGCCAAATTTGCTCATCGCGCTTCGTGAGAAATACAGCGGCATGTTCGACATGCTCTCAGTGCCTCCGACGATGAACACTTCACCCTGGCCCGCGCACATCTTGGCATGCGCCGTGGTCAGAGATTCCAGGCCGGAGGCGCAATTACGATGTACCGTCATCGCGGGTTTTCCTTCTGGCAAACCGGCCCGCAAGGCGATTACACGAGCGATGTTCTGTGCATCAGCGGGCTGGCCCACACATCCAAAAATGGTTTCATCCACTGCATGCGGATCGAGGCCTGTGCGTGCTAGCAATGCGGAGACCGCAGCTTTTCCGAGGTCTGTCGCATCCATGCCCGCTAGGCTGGTGCCTGCACGGGTAAAAGGCGTGCGGATGGCGGAGACGATATAAAGAGGTTTCATGGCTTTTAAGTTGGTTGAAGCCCGTGAATTATCCTGGGTAGAACCTGTCACGCCCCTCAGCTTTGAAAGCTTGTGGGGCAGAGCCTGGTTCAATCAGGGTTCATCATGGATTCGGTTTTCGAGGGTTGGTTGCGCCTGTCTAAGAGCTTGACCTCCTTCAGCAGCTTACCCACACCCAGGCGCTCGCGGAGGTCTGGCAGGTCGTGGAAGTGGATCGCGTTAGGGTGAATTTCAGTCACCTCGGCAAAGCGGCGCTCAATGCGGTGCTCCAGGTCTGTTGAGTCCATGCCCGGCTCAGGAGCCACATGCAGGATCAGTTGATCCACTTCATGCGGATCATCATCACGCTTGCACAGCTCGATCTGCCAGGCGGCGACTCCTTTTTGGTCATCCAGCAAATGTTCCAGGATGTTAAAATTAACCAGGGTGCCTTTGATTTTGTCCAGGTGAAGTTCGCGGACCTCGCTCACCCGGCTGATGGGGCCCAGCAGGCGTGGGCAGGTGCGTCCACAGTGAGGGCAGCGCTTCCAGGTTATTCCTCCTTCGGC
Proteins encoded in this window:
- a CDS encoding RDD family protein, with the protein product MSEINPYAPPQADLTPEVSSLLGQPLASPWIRLVAQLVDGLISAAVLLPLMYFSGYWARAAESVGQSFVESLLWAPVQLAIMIGINWTFLLQGQTIGKKLLKVRIVRKDGSPIDRTRIITHRLLPVWVVSNIPVVNLALIADALCIFRAGRNTLHDDIADTKVVVA
- a CDS encoding acyl-CoA dehydrogenase family protein gives rise to the protein MKTNLAPPPAAMIDMSKMSAGQKAALEMAEAARDERNNTGLAAGLFFGTPDFDKLIPFPKQSIEDSDQGDAFIARLRGVLNHADPDEIDRTGEIPDSLLEELAELGAFGIKIPTKYGGLGLSQTNYSRAAMLLGGECGNLAALLSAHQSIGAPQPLILFGTDEQKAKYLPRCARGEISAFALTENDVGSDPARMTTMAVPDGEDHFIINGEKLWCTNSLKAGLIVVMARTPTREKPHATSAFIVETSWPGVEIIHRCRFMGLKALYNGVVRFENVRVPRENILGGEGRGLKVALTTLNTGRITLPAACSGLSKRCVEISSRWAAERVQWGQPVGKHAAVADKLARMGADSFAMEAMVRYVSALVDRDKNADVRLEAAIAKLWGSERSWEIVDDTMQIRGGRGYETADSLRARGESADPVERLFRDCRINTIFEGSSEIMRLFIAREILDPHLKIAADVVNSTLPMKVRAKAAMRAGRAYATWYPRMWMPAGTGHANDTLHPDLQKDLRFIAGQSRKLARTLFHAMVRNGPALERRQILLGSLVDIGAELFVWSTTLAYAETKITDSAINSGEIDKLVRKVRFFGKLTRQRLRNHYSALEETLEKESKEVSRDMMQ
- a CDS encoding 3-hydroxyacyl-CoA dehydrogenase NAD-binding domain-containing protein → MNSHLLDNVVAEKDFFVPRPPTPALRVQSLKNFRLTTDERDIAWITFDMAGSTANIWNEHTLREFDLCLEALSRDTTIKGLVLMSAKEKIFIAGADLKAVRNAPVRKVETMIERGQSVFNRLAALPFPKIALIHGACLGGGLEVTLACNARIASDSNITRLGLPETQIGLIPAWGGSTRLPRLLGLPTALDLIVTGKQLKPRAARRLGLVDEVVPKEHLEAAARKMLAHGLPDRVSPLNHAFWKMPGIRQGLAYHVRGQVMAKTRGIYQAPLRAIEVATQASVLPLGKALELERHAIMDLALTPQTEHLIDLFFRKEEASKKPHSRGVALQVHDVAVIGAGVMGSGIAHWAASKGHHVLMQDVSTDSLASGLKRIHGLLNEGVKRHAMTKLEMRDSMDRLTPEHTAVPLTRFPIIIEAATEDMALKKKIFADLAKRAGPDAILATNTSALSVTELAQTLPHPERVIGLHFFNPVHRMPLAEIIVTQDTTDDVIATAVTFVQKLGKTPIVVKDSPGFVVNRILMPYLMEAVRLHESGISAEVIDEAMLEFGMPMGPLRLLDEIGLDVAAHVATTLCAAYPDRMAPSDLLNLLVSEGKLGKKSGEGFYKHNSGAAVRKPVIQDHAQVEHVQHRLALLLSNEAARCADEGLTRTPADIDLAMILGTGYPPSRGGPLSWLHEYGTDNASVELRLLAASTPSPHSFEPARLHHV
- a CDS encoding thiolase family protein, giving the protein MKPLYIVSAIRTPFTRAGTSLAGMDATDLGKAAVSALLARTGLDPHAVDETIFGCVGQPADAQNIARVIALRAGLPEGKPAMTVHRNCASGLESLTTAHAKMCAGQGEVFIVGGTESMSNMPLYFSRSAMSKFGSVMKARSFGQKMGAMSAFRPMDFAPVIGLKLGLTDPVVDMNMGETAELLAREFKISRERQDAFALRSHQRAAVAAARLQGETAPLYVMGKSVEPVLADNGVRVDTTLEKLSRLKPMFERHHGSVTAGNSSQLTDGAVALLVASEEAVARHGWQPLGKLVDYAYTGCDPRRMGLGPVRAMDALMHRSNHKIGDMDTIEINEAFASQVLTVLECLKDTACARRAGLETALGEIDEERLNPRGGAIALGHPVGATGARLVLTALDQLRETQGRRALVSLCIGGGQGGAALLERV